The proteins below are encoded in one region of Paramisgurnus dabryanus chromosome 2, PD_genome_1.1, whole genome shotgun sequence:
- the LOC135736246 gene encoding LOW QUALITY PROTEIN: general transcription factor II-I repeat domain-containing protein 2-like (The sequence of the model RefSeq protein was modified relative to this genomic sequence to represent the inferred CDS: substituted 1 base at 1 genomic stop codon) yields the protein MAKRKVDFENRGFQNRWETEYMFVEIEGKPVCLVCGGNVAVFKEYNLTRHYETKHQDKYKNMDTKQKLQKVEELKKSLVSQQTMFRKAKSQSEAVVKASFIVAEEIAKSARPFTEGEFLKRCMIKVCDVLCPDKKQAFLNVSLSRNTVADRMCELATDLQEQLIEXGKDFIAYSLAVEESTDLTDTAQLAIFIRGVDSSLCVTEELLGIKSMHGTTTGKDIFEEVSKCVNDMKLPWDKLTGLTTDGAPTMCGEKCGLVGRMREKMKRENCTGELTVYHCIIHQEALCGKALKMENVMSVVTQTVNFIRAKGLNHRQFQSFLQEINSELGDVPYHTEVRWLSREKVLNRFFELREEICQFMKSKGRDSTFIQDVKWLHELAFLCDLTKHLTALNLQLQGRDRVVTDMYDAVKSFQTKLRLWEIQMQQGNLCHFPCCQTVTNKHSTAVFPTAHFVDKLSTLRIEFTQRFGDFKLQKCNLQLFSNPFAVDVEKGPVNIQMELVELQCNSKLKAKYDSVGPTKFPQFIPETMPQLRLHAARMLCMFGSTYLCEQLFSLMKMNKTAHRSRLSDEHLHSTLRVSTAQKLTPNMTKLVAKKRCQTSHKDKMA from the coding sequence ATGGCCAAACGAAAAGTGGACTTTGAAAACAGGGGCTTTCAAAACCGGTGGGAGACAGAGTATATGTTTGTTGAGATTGAAGGTAAACCTGTGTGCCTCGTTTGCGGAGGTAATGTGGCAGTATTCAAAGAATATAACTTAACACGGCACTATGAGACAAAACATCAGGACAAGTACAAAAACATGGACACAAAGCAGAAGCTACAGAAAGTAGAAGAGCTTAAAAAGAGTCTGGTGTCACAGCAGACTATGTTTAGAAAAGCAAAATCACAAAGTGAAGCTGTTGTGAAAGCGAGTTTTATAGTGGCGGAAGAGATCGCTAAATCAGCCCGGCCATTTACCGAAGGAGAGTTTTTGAAGCGCTGCATGATTAAAGTGTGCGACGTCTTGTGTCCAGACAAAAAGCaagcatttttaaatgtaagcCTAAGCAGAAATACCGTTGCTGATCGGATGTGTGAACTTGCCACTGATTTACAAGAACAGTTGATTGAATGAGGAAAAGACTTCATTGCATATTCCCTTGCTGTGGAAGAAAGTACGGACTTGACAGACACTGCACAGCTGGCAATCTTTATCCGTGGAGTGGACTCCAGTTTATGCGTTACAGAGGAACTTTTGGGTATAAAGTCAATGCATGGAACAACCACAGGGAAAGACATATTTGAGGAAGTTTCTAAGTGTGTAAATGACATGAAATTGCCCTGGGACAAACTTACGGGACTGACGACTGATGGGGCACCCACAATGTGTGGGGAAAAGTGTGGATTAGTGGGAAGGATGCGGGAGAAGATGAAGAGAGAGAACTGCACAGGTGAGCTGACAGTTTATCACTGCATTATACACCAAGAAGCACTGTGTGGTAAAGCCCTTAAAATGGAGAATGTAATGAGTGTTGTGACACAGACTGTTAACTTTATAAGAGCCAAAGGTTTAAATCACCGGCAGTTTCAGTCTTTTCTGCAAGAAATTAATTCTGAACTTGGTGATGTGCCCTATCACACAGAGGTGCGATGGCTAAGTCGAGAAAAAGTGCTTAACAGATTTTTTGAGTTACGTGAGGAAATCTGTCAGTTCATGAAAAGTAAAGGAAGAGACTCCACCTTTATCCAGGATGTGAAGTGGTTGCATGAGTTGGCATTTCTGTGTGACTTGACTAAGCATCTTACTGCACTAAACCTCCAGCTGCAGGGGCGGGACCGTGTGGTCACAGACATGTATGATGCAGTGAAATCTTTTCAAACCAAGCTGCGCCTGTGGGAGATTCAGATGCAGCAAGGAAACTTGTGTCACTTTCCATGTTGCCAAAcagtcacaaacaaacactcCACTGCTGTGTTCCCCACAGCACATTTTGTTGATAAACTGAGCACACTTCGCATTGAGTTCACACAACGCTTTGGCGACTTTAAATTGCAGAAATGTAATTTACAACTGTTTAGTAATCCATTTGCAGTTGATGTCGAAAAAGGACCTGTAAACATTCAGATGGAGCTGGTAGAACTCCAGTGTAATAGCAAGCTCAAGGCAAAGTATGATTCTGTGGGGCCCACAAAGTTTCCCCAATTCATCCCTGAAACAATGCCTCAACTTCGCCTACATGCCGCTCGAATGCTCTGCATGTTTGGTAGTACATACCTTTGTGAGCAACTTTTTTCTCTGATGAAGATGAACAAAACAGCACACAGAAGTCGTCTCAGTGATGAACACCTCCACTCCACCTTGAGAGTTTCCACAGCTCAGAAACTAACACCAAACATGACTAAACTTGTGGCAAAAAAAAGATGCCAAACATCCCACAAGGACAAAATGGCATAA